The Gemmatimonadota bacterium genome contains a region encoding:
- a CDS encoding sigma-70 family RNA polymerase sigma factor — protein sequence MAARVIASVPASETRERLLARNDSELVAEFLAGEYRAFDELVGRYQDRLLNFIYRTIGDRDRAEDLVQETFVRVYRHLHRFDQTKKFSTWIYTISGNLAKNELRNRSRNPLVLFQAIKKNWDTDHRPLEWEDNSYRPDDLFRKRHLKETVEWAVTKLPEHHRIVFVLRELQGKTYEEIADITGVNLGTVKSRLNRARNNFAQIIADKLK from the coding sequence ATGGCCGCACGGGTGATAGCGTCGGTTCCGGCGAGCGAAACTCGCGAACGCCTGCTCGCTCGGAATGACAGCGAGCTGGTCGCGGAGTTTCTCGCGGGCGAGTACCGCGCCTTCGACGAACTCGTCGGCCGTTATCAGGATCGCCTGCTCAACTTCATCTACCGCACGATCGGCGACCGGGATCGGGCCGAGGATCTGGTCCAGGAGACGTTCGTGCGCGTTTACCGGCACCTGCACCGGTTCGACCAAACCAAGAAGTTCTCCACCTGGATCTACACGATCTCCGGGAACCTGGCCAAGAACGAGTTGCGCAACCGATCGCGCAATCCGCTGGTGCTGTTCCAGGCGATCAAGAAAAACTGGGATACGGATCACAGGCCGCTCGAGTGGGAAGACAACAGCTACAGGCCCGACGATCTGTTCCGTAAGCGGCATCTGAAGGAGACGGTGGAGTGGGCGGTGACCAAGCTGCCCGAGCACCATCGGATCGTGTTCGTTCTTCGTGAACTGCAGGGAAAGACGTACGAGGAAATCGCCGATATTACGGGCGTCAACCTCGGTACGGTGAAGAGCCGGCTGAACCGGGCGCGCAACAACTTCGCCCAGATCATCGCCGATAAATTGAAGTAG